AAGCTGGCagtggagcattttgctgaagCTGGCTTTGCCATACGTATCCACTGCCTGATCGAACAGAACCCAGACTTGGAGTCCTCGTCATTTGCTCTTCCTGTATTCATTCTCGTCTGCACCAAGTTCCGCCAGCCACCTCCTTTCAAAGTGCTGGAGATGTGCCAGGGTGAAGACGGTGTCCCGTGTAGACTGGGGTCGGTTCCTGAACTTTTAGCTGCAGTAAAGGACCGGCAGGCATATGCACTCATGCTGCAGAAGCTGAGGGGTGCCACAGACACTGCTAGCACGCCCTCCCTCACGCTATGCCACGCAGCCACGGGCCGTCCCCGATACACGCTCACGGTGCAGGACAGTCCACCTTCTGCCAAAGTACCCCGTACCAACCACTTTGCTATTTTTATTGGTAAGAACTATTTCTCAGATGAACATGTGCGCCTTTTTCATAACTGTAATGCTAATAATTGTGTCGAATTTGTAAAGTTCCTCAGGGTCGAGAATCTGATTGGTTGTACGGTTCTGCTGAGGGTCGCACTCAGCTGGCCGCCAGCGCAAACTTCCGCCGATTGATCATTGTTACAATGCATCGAGACCAGGAATATAAAGACATGCAAGTAGTCCAGTCTGAGCTCTCTCCCATGGTGATGGAACTGGCTCCTCCTGGAATGCCAACCAATCAGCAGGTAGAGAGGAGGATGTTAATATATTTATAATAATCATTTGGAACATTAGTTCTGTATCTTCTTTGACTTCCTGACCCTTGTCTCTCCGGCGTCTGGTTTAGGTGCCTTTCTTGTCTGTAGGAGGTGATCTGGGCTGGAGGGAGGTGGTGGGCCGAGGTGTCAGTGGCTTAACAGGTGAGTATTCTGTTGAAGATGTTCGAGGAGAGGATGGTCATGTCTACCGTAGATTAATTTTCATGAGCAACACTCAACTGGTGCAGTCTGAAAGCCGCCTGCGATCCACCGCAACAAGTGAGTGATTTATTCCCAGTGTCGGAGCAAATAACCTTGGATTATAACCCAAGACATTTATATAGCCAGATGTGTATTTTACCTATAATGCTAACTGCTATACTGTTTTTCCAGCTGGTCCTGCTCAGAAAAAGAAGGGCAAGAAGAAATCAAAACCCCCAGCTGCTGGAACTCCAGTTTCAGCCCACAAAAATCACACTGTAGATCGAGGATTTCTCTGCTGTACTCATCACGAGGTGATGATCGCAGGCTTCGCCATGCTAGGAAAGGAGGCCATCAATAATAAGGGTATGTTTTGCAAAATAACTGGTAGGAAAGTGGTACAGAGTAATCACTGTTATGCCTTGAGAAGCAGTAAAGCAGGAACTAAactaggcctctgcatgctcttgcgacaaggctttcgcagatagcttttcgcagacagttgtaatttatcgttgagcggggagtaataggcgtgcgcgatgttattcaccgccacaacgcaagggggcgcgaagtcgcgaaatcgctaggagtagttggtgggtgtggttactggagtgtttatcctccggttacttataatgactagaactggagtcgtatagatgtacgtacttcctcgatcaaccgctcttcgtgctgctccatcttcgctcgtgtttttaaaaatggcggtcgtgaaaacaaaccaaaccgggaaagtagggaagtggaagtgcgtgtacagcggatgtagagtggaccaatcagggccctcttgtctgcgacgctgtctgcgaagcttctgcggtggtcacaatttttgggaggtgcgcgcagagcgtctgcgaagggggggctacgcagacgctatctgcgacgccatctgcgaggactgcgttgtcagcataaattggccttaagacagcACTATTACAGGGAATTTAATGGGAATTCACCTTAAAGGGCTGACTGTGTTATCTGATTTAATATGGCACAGTGAACCATGAGCAGGATGAAACATGTAAAGTCAGTGAAGTAAAAGAATAGAGGGGAAAAGTCCTGAAATTGGATTGAAGATGCATTCAAAGTTCTTGCAATTTTCTGGATTGACTGACcatcatatcttaaagtaatgatggatgtcgtgtctctttacttagttgaacggttcttgacgtaatatggattactacagttgtggaatagggctatttactatattgtttactgtttgatctcagacgcattaagaaggcaagaaattgcactaattaacttttgacgaggcatagctattaattgaaaatcattccaggtgaccacctcatgaagctggttaagataacgctaaTAGTGTTCAAAGTTTCATCAAggcaaacgctggctactttgaagactctaaaatatgaaatatatttttataacacttttgtccatccatccgttatcttacGCAGTGTCCAGCAAGTCTGAGTATGCGTTGTCTGACTTCCTCAGACACATGTGGTAGGTCaccataaagcttctcatttgtAACGTGTTGCCACCATTATACATTGAGAACCATCCTCGGCATTTTGGTACATGTGCTGTCTAACGTCTTTTCAGTAGCATTGTCGAGTGTCCAAGTGTCCGAGCCATACAGAAGAACAGGCTCTGCTGTAGTcagaaatagcctgatcttaatcTTATTTGACAGTGTTGATTTTCATATCTTGCTCAATTTGTGACCAGCGTTCCATGTCAGCGCTTTCCTTGTATTCAAGTCCTTCTCTGTGCTTTCCATGTATGCGCCGAGATACTTGAAATTCTTGACAATTTTGATGTTTTCTCCATTCATTGCTTTCAATTCAGTTGGATCCTGTTGGTTAAATACCATTTCTTTGGTTTTGGTCACGTTGAGGTGTAGCCCCACCTTAGCAGTTTCTAACTCTACTCTCATCAGAAGTTCCTGTGCCTTTGCCAACTCCTTTGATAAGAgggcaatatcatctgcaaagtcCATGTCAGTGACTGTTACCGGAGGTGATCTGCTACTTTTCCTTTTCTCAATGGTAAAGCCGAGTTCTAGTTCTCTGCCACCTACTGCCTACTTCATAGCATAATCCAACACTGTTGTAAATAAGTATGGAGCCAGAGTATCTCCCTGAACAATGCCAGACAGAATTT
This Neoarius graeffei isolate fNeoGra1 chromosome 3, fNeoGra1.pri, whole genome shotgun sequence DNA region includes the following protein-coding sequences:
- the mettl13 gene encoding eEF1A lysine and N-terminal methyltransferase isoform X2 codes for the protein MSLLPRTAEEFSSADYWERFFRKRGEKAFEWYGDYNSLCGVLHKYIKPREKVLVVGCGNSELSEQLYDVGYRHLTNIDISETVVAHMNQRNVQRRPDLTFHQVDATQTGYESGSFQACLDKGTLDAMASEEEGVVASKMLAEMGRVLAVSGRYICVTLAQEHVIKLAVEHFAEAGFAIRIHCLIEQNPDLESSSFALPVFILVCTKFRQPPPFKVLEMCQGEDGVPCRLGSVPELLAAVKDRQAYALMLQKLRGATDTASTPSLTLCHAATGRPRYTLTVQDSPPSAKVPRTNHFAIFIVPQGRESDWLYGSAEGRTQLAASANFRRLIIVTMHRDQEYKDMQVVQSELSPMVMELAPPGMPTNQQVPFLSVGGDLGWREVVGRGVSGLTGEYSVEDVRGEDGHVYRRLIFMSNTQLVQSESRLRSTATTGPAQKKKGKKKSKPPAAGTPVSAHKNHTVDRGFLCCTHHEVMIAGFAMLGKEAINNKGGHSCDVIMFDVDSKDRSLGMSCPPPAFVETSLLEKICKLLTPRGVFMLNLVCRDSALRQSVLERLQAVFPSVLSRPIEGEVNEVLLCSRGGAERSKPNTIPQELQQAAKNLQGSLQSHSQNAPFNPQIDITAMLKALRVA